The sequence below is a genomic window from Thermocrinis sp..
TGAAGCTCCTCAAGGACACCATTTCATACTTTGAGAAAGACATCATAGGAGACAGGACTGTGTATGACCTCAAGCAGATAGTGAGCAAATTTAAAGATAAGAGTGAGAACGTGCAAATAATTTTAGCCCTTCTTAAGGGAATGCTCAGAAGAAGGGTGGATGAAAGAAAGCTAAAAGAACACTTAGAAAAGGACAAAGAGTCTTTTATTGAGGACTACTTGGAAAGACTTAGATCGTTCTTAGATTACTCAGACCTTGAGAACTTTGCAAACTTATTCTATACCGCTCGATTTTTAGCAAAGGAAAGGAGGGAAAAAAGTTATGAAGTTGTTGGAGCTAACGCCTGAAGATGCGCTAACCTTTGGAAGTTTAAAAAACTTTACCGCGGGAGAGTCCCATTATCAACAGGTTAGCTTTCCACCACCCATAATGAGGTTTTTCTCTTTGGGTGACGGAGCCGCTCTAAGGGTAATGGGAGTTTTCATAAAACACAAAGGCGAACTGTTTCTCCCAATGCCTGCGGATTGCCTAAGTATGAGAAAGAAAGAGGAAGGCAAGGTCTACGTTCCAAAGTGGAGCGAGGAATTGAAAAGACCTTTTGTGGTACCTTTTGAAGGGCAGGGGCTTTTAAGCCTTGAACAGGCGAAGGGTTTTTGTAGTTTTTCTAATTTTGCAGAAAGTTATGCCAAAGGGAAGGGCTTTTCCACAAAAAAGGAAATCCTATTCCAAGAGGAAGAGAGGGTTGGGGTAAAGCTAAACTACGACAAAAGGGTATCCCAAGAGGGCTATCTCTACTCAAGGGTTTATTTGAGATTTAAAGACTCTCACATAGTGCTTTTGGTAGATCAAGACGTGGAAAAGTCGTTTTTTGCTACTGTGGGGGGAGAGAGAAAGTATGCTAAAGTTAAGCCCGTTGAGGACAGATTTTTAGACTTTCTAAACTCCACCGTCAGCATTGAAAAAGGCGGGCTTTACAAGTTCTACTCCACAACCCACCTTTACGTGGATTTAAAAGGAGAGATATGGCTTAGTGAACACATAAAGTTTAAGGTAGAGTGGGTTTCTTCTTTGGAGCCTGAATGGGTTTCGGGCTTTGCAAAGCCTTTCCTTTACATGCTTAGGCCAGGCACAGTGCTCTGGCTTAGGGCATTAGAAAGTGGAATGTGCAAAAGGCTATGTCAGATTTCTTCCCACAAGGAAGTTATTAAGTATGGTAATGAGTCTAAAGATCTACTCAAAAGAGGTTGGAACAGTGGAATCCTTTTGGAGGTGGCATAGATGGAAAAGAGTCTTTTAGTAAGCTTTATAGGGGGCTCTAGGGGGAAAAGATCCTACGAAAATATCAAGTACAGGTTTTCCGAAGAGGAAGTAAGAGAAAGCTACCTTTTTGGTATAGCCCTTTTTGAACACCTGCGCCAAAAGGGAGAGGACTTAGAGCTTCTCTTTGTGGGAACCACTGGCTCTGGCTGGTCTGAACTTATCAATGTGAAGCAATCACAAGATCAAGAGATAGAAGAACTTTTTGACAGGATAATAGAACTGGAAAAAGCACAAAAAGTCAGCGACGAGGTGCTGTCTGAGTGGATAAGCAAGATAAAAGAAAGTGTAGATGTAGAAATTCACTACATACTTCTTGAAAACCCACCGGAGCTTGAAAGTATATCCAAAAGCGTTATGCAAAAAGTTCTGAGCTTGGGAGACTACAAAAAGATCATCCTTGATATTACACACGCTTACAGGTTTGTGCCATACGTGGTGCTCCTTGACCTTATGGTGATTAAAAAGCTGAAGAGCTTTGAGTTGGAGATATACTATGGCTTTTTGGAGCATGCGTTAGAGGATGGCTCAAGGCCGGTGAAGCGCCTGAGCCATTTGGAAGAGCTGGTAAAGCTAAACGAAGCCCTAAGCCTTTTTGAAAACGCAGGGGACTTTAGAAGCTACTTCCAACTGGCTGGGGTAGACGAAAGCTATGCACGCGGAACTTACTTTGAGGTAGAAATAAACAGGCCTGCCACAAAGGCACTTAGAAATCTTGCAAATCTCAAAACGCAAAAGCAATACTTAGAGCCCTTGCATCAACGGGTTGTGGAAAAATATATCTTTGGCTTGCTGGATGACCGCCTGGAAAGCAGGATGAGAAACAGAGCTAAGTTCTTCTACGAAAGGGGTCAGTATTTGAAGGCAATAACCTTGCTTTACGAAGCTATACTGGTAAAAGGTATAAGGATCTTTGGCTTGGGAGATGATCAATTCTACAAAAACAGAGAAGAGGTAAAAGCTCTTCTGGATAGAAGCGGTGATGAAAGGTGGATCAAGTTTAAAAATCTTAGGAATGCTTGCGTTCACGGGACTCCACCTCAGGAAGCTGAGGTGCTCAGTGCTGTCCTTTCGGAGGATAAGTTCAAGGAAATCTTTGAATTGGGTTTTGAAATCTTTGAAAACTTAACTAAGGGGGGCGGAAATGCGTAAAGAGATCTACCTTCTTAAAACCATCACACCACTGCACATAGGTGCAGGTCAAGGATTGGGGTATGTTGATCTGCCGGTGGTGCGCGAAGTGCATACCAACTTTCCCTATATTCCTGGAACGAGCTTGAAGGGAGCGCTGAGAAACTTGGAAATAAACCAAATTGCAATGACGATTGGGGAAAAGCCCTCGCAGGTAGAGGAAAGACTAACCAAAGGTGAGCTAAAAGACAAGAGTATGCTAAGACTTGCAAAGATCTTTGGCATTGCGGGAGAGGGAGCGGAAGAGGGAAAAGAAGTGGGAGCGGGCAAAGTTTTGTTTTCTGACGGCTTTATCTTACTTTTCCCTGTAAAATCTGCAAAGGGAATATTTTCACTAACTACATGCCCATATGCCATAAACAGGTTCTTTGAGTTTGTGGGACTTGACCAAAGAATAAAAGAAGTGCAGGAGGGCAAGGTAAAGGTTTTGGATACAAAGGAGCACAAAAATTTAATAAATGGTAAGCTGTTGCTTGAGGAGTTTATTTTTGAAGCGGAAGATTCACAAGAGCTAAAAGGGTTTGTTGAACTTTTAAAGGGTGTTTTGGGAGAAGAAAACATAAAAAGGTTTGTATGCGTAAGCGATACGGACTTTAGGGACTTTGTAAGCAACTACACAGAAGTTCAAACGCACATAAAGATAGATCTGGATACGGGCACCGTCGAAGAGGGAGCCCTATGGACAGAAGAATACGTTCCCGCTGAATCTGTTTTTGTGTTTGGCTTGACCTTCTTAGAAGATATAGAATACTCTCCACCTTCTACCTTTCACCTTGGTGGAGACATAACTACGGGTAAAGGCTTTGTTAAGGTTCAAAGGTTGGAGGTGCAAATATGAAAAGTAAGGTTCAAGAGGTTGCAAGGTTGGCTTATGAGTGTGTGGTGCAAGTAAAAGACAAAGATTTTGCGTCAAAATACTTATCTTATGCAAGAAAATTGCCTTCTATGATAACTCACAATGGTCTTTTAGTCACGGTTGCCTTTGCCAAAGCTAAAAAAGAGCAAGCTTGGAGGACCCTTTTGGAACACATAGAAAGCTTT
It includes:
- a CDS encoding type III-B CRISPR module-associated Cmr3 family protein, which produces MKLLELTPEDALTFGSLKNFTAGESHYQQVSFPPPIMRFFSLGDGAALRVMGVFIKHKGELFLPMPADCLSMRKKEEGKVYVPKWSEELKRPFVVPFEGQGLLSLEQAKGFCSFSNFAESYAKGKGFSTKKEILFQEEERVGVKLNYDKRVSQEGYLYSRVYLRFKDSHIVLLVDQDVEKSFFATVGGERKYAKVKPVEDRFLDFLNSTVSIEKGGLYKFYSTTHLYVDLKGEIWLSEHIKFKVEWVSSLEPEWVSGFAKPFLYMLRPGTVLWLRALESGMCKRLCQISSHKEVIKYGNESKDLLKRGWNSGILLEVA
- the csx2 gene encoding TIGR02221 family CRISPR-associated protein, which translates into the protein MEKSLLVSFIGGSRGKRSYENIKYRFSEEEVRESYLFGIALFEHLRQKGEDLELLFVGTTGSGWSELINVKQSQDQEIEELFDRIIELEKAQKVSDEVLSEWISKIKESVDVEIHYILLENPPELESISKSVMQKVLSLGDYKKIILDITHAYRFVPYVVLLDLMVIKKLKSFELEIYYGFLEHALEDGSRPVKRLSHLEELVKLNEALSLFENAGDFRSYFQLAGVDESYARGTYFEVEINRPATKALRNLANLKTQKQYLEPLHQRVVEKYIFGLLDDRLESRMRNRAKFFYERGQYLKAITLLYEAILVKGIRIFGLGDDQFYKNREEVKALLDRSGDERWIKFKNLRNACVHGTPPQEAEVLSAVLSEDKFKEIFELGFEIFENLTKGGGNA
- the cmr4 gene encoding type III-B CRISPR module RAMP protein Cmr4; amino-acid sequence: MRKEIYLLKTITPLHIGAGQGLGYVDLPVVREVHTNFPYIPGTSLKGALRNLEINQIAMTIGEKPSQVEERLTKGELKDKSMLRLAKIFGIAGEGAEEGKEVGAGKVLFSDGFILLFPVKSAKGIFSLTTCPYAINRFFEFVGLDQRIKEVQEGKVKVLDTKEHKNLINGKLLLEEFIFEAEDSQELKGFVELLKGVLGEENIKRFVCVSDTDFRDFVSNYTEVQTHIKIDLDTGTVEEGALWTEEYVPAESVFVFGLTFLEDIEYSPPSTFHLGGDITTGKGFVKVQRLEVQI
- the cmr5 gene encoding type III-B CRISPR module-associated protein Cmr5 — encoded protein: MKSKVQEVARLAYECVVQVKDKDFASKYLSYARKLPSMITHNGLLVTVAFAKAKKEQAWRTLLEHIESFLRKEGIKKDQKDLIEFLSDCEVQEYRLITKRVLYFSNWLKRIAEGEIRDEGKGN